Proteins co-encoded in one Paracrocinitomix mangrovi genomic window:
- a CDS encoding methylated-DNA--[protein]-cysteine S-methyltransferase, with protein sequence MSDQTLKHIISTPFGTMIAEMTKNEISALKFVKDTSTVSNDDHPLFGILQFELDEYFLGNLKKFTIPLNPEGTSFQRKVWAKLRSVPFGAKISYMELAEIYGDKKAIRAVAAANGANPIAILIPCHRIIGGNGKLTGYAWGLERKKALLQHEMKFTPQHNLFS encoded by the coding sequence GTGTCTGATCAAACTTTAAAACATATTATATCAACACCCTTTGGTACAATGATAGCTGAAATGACAAAGAATGAAATTTCAGCTTTGAAATTTGTGAAGGATACTTCAACTGTATCAAATGATGATCATCCTTTATTTGGGATTTTGCAGTTTGAATTGGACGAGTACTTTTTGGGGAATTTAAAGAAGTTCACTATTCCTTTAAACCCCGAGGGAACCTCTTTTCAAAGAAAGGTTTGGGCAAAATTGAGATCAGTGCCGTTTGGGGCAAAAATCAGCTACATGGAATTGGCAGAAATATATGGCGACAAAAAGGCGATAAGGGCTGTAGCTGCTGCCAATGGAGCCAATCCAATTGCTATTTTAATTCCTTGTCATAGAATTATTGGTGGAAATGGAAAGTTAACCGGATATGCATGGGGTCTTGAACGGAAAAAGGCTTTATTGCAACATGAAATGAAATTTACACCTCAACACAATTTATTTTCTTAG
- a CDS encoding toxin-antitoxin system YwqK family antitoxin, producing MRLTLFLFPFLGFISLSQEVPLSREEIAQRVAVLCSNSVISDSLNYIDSACTYFKGNDLYSGYVIHQFDEKLHFNLYANGTYLGEEWAFNETNNWQNADSLISRLKYFIVKCDTSNQIMNAVYYYDYNSNKIESVYLSKRLICHQRKKEVFDVIFGGNDYHELPYISYYENGNLKEETGGMKNFREGWVNTYYENGKKQIKHKFEDDGKSGFIKEWDETGKCERRMKFKNGKLRGFWVKMGNKATLSFIARHQLKKQEKQLNKNKTEKVISKKINCVEV from the coding sequence ATGCGTTTAACCCTTTTTTTATTCCCATTTTTAGGATTCATTTCCTTGTCTCAAGAAGTTCCACTAAGTAGAGAAGAAATAGCTCAAAGAGTTGCTGTTTTATGTTCCAATTCGGTTATTTCAGATAGTCTGAATTACATTGATTCTGCGTGTACCTATTTTAAGGGTAATGACTTGTACTCAGGATACGTAATTCATCAATTTGATGAAAAACTTCATTTTAACTTATACGCAAATGGTACTTATCTAGGAGAAGAATGGGCGTTTAATGAAACAAATAATTGGCAAAATGCAGATTCACTAATATCCCGTTTAAAATACTTTATAGTAAAATGCGATACAAGTAATCAGATTATGAATGCGGTGTATTATTACGATTATAATTCCAATAAAATTGAGAGTGTTTATTTGTCTAAAAGACTCATCTGTCACCAAAGAAAAAAGGAAGTGTTTGACGTGATTTTTGGAGGTAATGATTACCATGAGTTACCTTATATATCATACTATGAAAATGGAAATCTAAAAGAAGAAACAGGAGGAATGAAAAATTTCAGAGAAGGATGGGTAAATACCTATTATGAAAATGGTAAAAAACAAATCAAACACAAGTTTGAAGATGATGGCAAATCTGGTTTCATCAAGGAGTGGGATGAAACTGGTAAGTGTGAAAGAAGAATGAAATTCAAAAATGGAAAACTTAGAGGTTTTTGGGTGAAAATGGGTAATAAAGCTACGCTTTCATTTATTGCAAGGCATCAATTAAAAAAGCAAGAAAAACAGTTGAATAAAAACAAAACAGAAAAAGTAATTTCTAAGAAAATAAATTGTGTTGAGGTGTAA